One Saccharopolyspora erythraea NRRL 2338 genomic region harbors:
- a CDS encoding bifunctional RNase H/acid phosphatase, which produces MSLRVVIEADGGSRGNPGPAGCGAVVRDATSGEVLAERSVGLGTATNNAAEYRGLIEGLSAAVELGAEAIEVRMDSKLVIEQMAGRWKVKHANLQPLAEKARALLAGFGEVDLEWVPRARNAHADRLANEAMDEQAGIRREPAAARVRPAGWLGATGAPTRFLLLRHGQTAMSVDRRYSGRGDVVLTDFGERQARAAGRRLAGMDGVVTDAGAAPVIASPLSRTRQTAQAVVDATGGELLFHDGLLETDFGDWEGLTFAEAAEQYPELHREWLGDPSVRPPNGESLDAVFRRVADTRDELIESYAGQTVVVVSHVTPIKALLRLGLDVGPSMFYRLHLDLASLSIVEFYPDGLASVRLVNDISHWT; this is translated from the coding sequence GTGAGCCTGCGGGTCGTCATCGAGGCCGACGGGGGCTCGCGCGGCAACCCCGGTCCGGCTGGTTGCGGTGCGGTGGTGCGCGACGCGACCAGCGGCGAGGTGCTCGCGGAGCGATCGGTGGGGCTCGGCACCGCCACCAACAACGCAGCCGAGTACCGGGGCCTGATCGAGGGGCTCTCGGCCGCGGTCGAGCTGGGCGCCGAAGCCATCGAGGTCCGGATGGACTCCAAGCTGGTCATCGAGCAGATGGCCGGCCGGTGGAAGGTCAAGCACGCCAACCTCCAGCCGCTCGCCGAGAAGGCCCGGGCGCTGCTCGCGGGCTTCGGCGAGGTCGACCTGGAATGGGTGCCGCGCGCCCGCAACGCGCACGCGGACCGGCTGGCCAACGAGGCGATGGACGAGCAGGCCGGGATCCGCCGCGAGCCGGCCGCCGCGCGGGTGCGGCCCGCGGGCTGGCTCGGCGCGACCGGCGCGCCCACCAGGTTCCTGCTGCTGCGCCACGGCCAGACCGCGATGTCGGTGGACCGCCGCTACTCCGGGCGCGGCGACGTCGTGCTGACCGACTTCGGGGAACGCCAGGCGAGGGCCGCCGGGCGCAGGCTGGCCGGGATGGACGGCGTGGTCACCGACGCGGGAGCGGCCCCGGTGATCGCCTCGCCGCTGTCCAGGACCCGCCAGACCGCGCAGGCGGTCGTCGACGCCACCGGCGGCGAGCTGCTGTTCCACGACGGCCTGCTGGAGACCGACTTCGGCGACTGGGAGGGCCTGACCTTCGCCGAGGCCGCCGAGCAGTACCCCGAGCTGCACCGCGAATGGCTGGGCGACCCGAGCGTGCGCCCGCCCAACGGCGAGAGCCTGGACGCCGTCTTTCGGCGGGTGGCCGACACCCGCGACGAGCTGATCGAGAGCTACGCGGGTCAGACGGTGGTCGTGGTCAGCCACGTGACGCCGATCAAGGCGCTGCTGCGCCTGGGGCTGGACGTGGGGCCGTCGATGTTCTACCGCCTGCACCTGGACCTGGCGTCGCTGTCCATCGTGGAGTTCTACCCCGACGGTCTGGCCTCGGTCCGGCTGGTCAACGACATCTCGCACTGGACCTGA
- a CDS encoding carbohydrate ABC transporter permease, whose protein sequence is MNRHHRTLHWIAVHSLGLALGAMFLLPLVFVLLTAFMSDEQALTAELWPRDWHWENFAEVFVRAPMLSYLGNSLLYSGLATAFMLVSSVPVAYALSKLRWRGRNAAFLLVIAAMMLPPQVTAVPLYILWARFDLTGSLWPLIIPHLFGDAFSIFLLRQFFLTIPQSYVDAAKVDGCGELGAMLRVVVPMARPGIAAAAMFCFLYTWNDFFGPLLYTGEDESRWPLSVGLASFRGMHHVEWNLTMAATVLVMLPVVVLFLVAQRAFVRGITFTGVKG, encoded by the coding sequence GTGAACCGGCACCACCGGACCCTGCACTGGATCGCGGTGCACAGCCTCGGGCTCGCCCTCGGCGCGATGTTCCTGCTGCCGCTGGTGTTCGTGCTGCTGACCGCGTTCATGTCCGACGAGCAGGCGCTGACCGCCGAGCTGTGGCCGCGGGACTGGCACTGGGAGAACTTCGCCGAGGTCTTCGTCCGGGCGCCGATGCTCTCCTACCTCGGCAACAGCCTGCTCTACTCCGGGCTGGCGACCGCGTTCATGCTGGTCTCCAGCGTCCCGGTCGCCTACGCGCTGTCGAAGCTGCGCTGGCGCGGCAGGAACGCGGCGTTCCTGCTCGTGATCGCCGCGATGATGCTGCCGCCGCAGGTCACCGCCGTCCCGCTCTACATCCTGTGGGCCCGCTTCGACCTCACCGGCTCGCTGTGGCCGCTGATCATCCCGCACCTGTTCGGCGACGCCTTCAGCATCTTCCTGCTGCGCCAGTTCTTCCTCACCATCCCCCAGTCCTACGTGGACGCGGCCAAGGTGGACGGTTGCGGCGAGCTCGGCGCGATGCTGCGCGTCGTGGTGCCGATGGCGCGGCCGGGCATCGCGGCGGCGGCGATGTTCTGCTTCCTCTACACGTGGAACGACTTCTTCGGCCCCCTGCTCTACACCGGCGAGGACGAGAGCCGCTGGCCGCTCTCGGTGGGGCTGGCGTCGTTCCGCGGCATGCACCACGTCGAGTGGAACCTCACGATGGCGGCCACCGTGCTGGTGATGCTGCCGGTCGTCGTGCTGTTCCTGGTGGCACAACGCGCATTCGTCCGAGGCATCACGTTCACCGGTGTGAAGGGCTAG
- a CDS encoding zinc ribbon domain-containing protein, which produces MKADPAVQRRLLDLAECDAELNRVNHRRRTLPELEEIGTAERDAQAKRDSLVAAQTAFGDIDRDAKRLEGEIEQVRAREDRDRKLMEAGGSSKQLEDLQHELQTLARRQGILEDELLEVMERREALETDVARAREEVSASEEKLADAQRRRDEALVDLDTAEARRTAERELMVKGLPENLVVLYDRIRAQKGVGAGLLQGTRCGACRIELDRSALAEVRDADADDVVRCEECGAILVRTKETAR; this is translated from the coding sequence GTGAAAGCCGACCCCGCCGTCCAGCGACGGCTGCTCGATCTCGCCGAGTGCGACGCCGAGCTCAACCGCGTGAACCACCGCAGGCGCACGCTGCCCGAGCTCGAGGAGATCGGCACGGCCGAACGCGACGCCCAGGCCAAGCGCGACTCCCTGGTCGCCGCGCAGACCGCGTTCGGCGACATCGACCGCGACGCCAAGCGGCTGGAGGGCGAGATCGAGCAGGTGCGGGCCCGCGAGGACCGGGACCGCAAGCTGATGGAGGCGGGCGGCAGCTCCAAGCAGCTCGAGGACCTCCAGCACGAGCTGCAGACGCTGGCGCGCAGGCAGGGCATCCTCGAGGACGAGCTGCTGGAGGTCATGGAGCGGCGCGAGGCGCTGGAGACCGACGTCGCGCGGGCGCGCGAGGAGGTCTCGGCCTCCGAGGAGAAGCTCGCCGACGCCCAGCGCAGGCGGGACGAGGCGCTGGTGGACCTCGACACCGCCGAGGCCAGGCGGACCGCCGAGCGCGAGCTGATGGTCAAGGGCCTGCCGGAGAACCTGGTCGTCCTCTACGACCGCATCCGCGCGCAGAAGGGCGTCGGGGCCGGGCTGCTGCAGGGCACCCGCTGCGGCGCGTGCCGCATCGAGCTCGACCGCTCGGCGCTGGCCGAGGTCCGCGACGCCGACGCCGACGACGTGGTGCGCTGCGAGGAGTGCGGCGCGATCCTGGTGCGCACCAAGGAGACCGCTCGGTGA
- a CDS encoding ROK family transcriptional regulator — translation MVVERGARTGRDGSPRLLREINDRAAIEALLREGPLTRAELEDVIGLSKPATATLLNRLEGDGVVRRGELRGGNRGPRAQTWYVNGALAHVAGVSVTPNDVDVVISDITGDSRVEHRSPMPSGDTDAVLSAFGDALTAAAAKVGLRTDELAHVVVGAQGAVDPATGHLGFAPHLPGWEGFDVPGRLGELLGTEVTVENDVNLVALVEMDEGRARDVRDFVLVWLGDGVGSAVVVNRALLRGATGGAGEIDWMHVPDRAGRDTGSDRRGGRFGKLVEPGAIMALARAHGLEAADGEDAIRKAASDPGAREFLTDYARRVATGLAGVVSVLDPELVLLSAGIAQAGGTALAELVAAQLHELVVPRTPVETARISGNPVRAGALRAAIGLARERVFGLSTTAAGVLPASAE, via the coding sequence GTGGTCGTCGAGCGTGGTGCGAGGACGGGCCGTGACGGCAGTCCACGGCTGCTGCGGGAGATCAACGACCGCGCGGCGATCGAGGCGCTGCTGCGCGAGGGACCGCTGACCCGGGCCGAGCTCGAGGACGTCATCGGCCTGTCCAAGCCCGCCACGGCGACCCTGCTCAACCGGCTGGAGGGCGACGGCGTCGTCCGCCGAGGCGAGCTGCGCGGCGGCAACCGGGGACCGCGGGCCCAGACCTGGTACGTCAACGGCGCGCTCGCGCACGTCGCGGGCGTCAGCGTCACCCCGAACGACGTGGACGTGGTGATCTCCGACATCACCGGCGACTCCCGTGTCGAGCACCGCTCGCCGATGCCCTCCGGCGACACCGACGCGGTGCTGTCGGCCTTCGGCGACGCGCTCACCGCGGCCGCCGCGAAGGTCGGGTTGCGCACCGACGAGCTGGCCCACGTGGTCGTCGGCGCGCAGGGTGCGGTGGACCCGGCCACCGGGCACCTCGGCTTCGCCCCGCACCTGCCCGGGTGGGAGGGCTTCGACGTGCCCGGGCGGCTGGGCGAGCTGCTCGGCACCGAGGTGACCGTCGAGAACGACGTCAACCTGGTCGCCCTGGTCGAGATGGACGAGGGACGCGCCCGCGACGTCCGCGACTTCGTGCTGGTGTGGCTGGGCGACGGCGTCGGCTCGGCGGTGGTGGTCAACCGCGCGCTGCTGCGCGGCGCGACCGGCGGCGCGGGCGAGATCGACTGGATGCACGTGCCCGACCGCGCTGGGCGCGACACCGGCTCCGACCGCCGGGGCGGCCGGTTCGGCAAGCTCGTCGAGCCCGGCGCGATCATGGCGCTCGCCCGCGCGCACGGACTGGAAGCCGCCGACGGCGAGGACGCGATCCGCAAGGCCGCCTCGGACCCCGGCGCGCGGGAGTTCCTGACCGACTACGCGCGCCGCGTCGCCACCGGCCTGGCCGGCGTGGTCAGCGTCCTGGACCCCGAACTCGTGCTGCTGTCGGCCGGCATCGCCCAGGCCGGAGGGACCGCGCTGGCCGAGCTCGTGGCGGCTCAGCTGCATGAGCTGGTCGTCCCGCGAACACCCGTGGAAACCGCGCGGATCAGCGGAAACCCGGTGCGCGCCGGCGCGCTGAGGGCGGCGATCGGGTTGGCCCGCGAGCGGGTCTTCGGACTGTCCACCACGGCCGCGGGAGTGTTGCCGGCCTCGGCCGAGTGA
- a CDS encoding carbohydrate ABC transporter permease encodes MAAPGRGRSPVARRLRVLAFMAPWGVGFTAFFAYPLLATGYFSFTSYDLLGEPAWVGLRNYAYLFAGDPVVRIAAANTAWLVVVLTVLRVVFALGVASVIARLRRGVGLVRTLCYLPALAPPVAATLAFVFLFNPGTGPVNGFLRALGVDGPLWFNDPAWAKPALTLLTLWGCGELMIILLAALLDVPAELHEAAALDGAGAWRRFRNITIPSIAPVLLFGVVNSIIFSLQYFTQAVVAGAVASGQAEVVGSSKVLGFPDNSTLTFPAWLYQQGFHYYNMGYASAMAVLLFAFSLGFTVWLIRRMRIGVREAV; translated from the coding sequence ATGGCTGCGCCGGGACGCGGGCGCTCGCCGGTCGCCAGGAGGCTGCGCGTGCTGGCGTTCATGGCGCCATGGGGCGTCGGGTTCACCGCCTTCTTCGCCTATCCGCTGCTGGCCACCGGGTACTTCTCCTTCACCAGCTACGACCTGCTCGGCGAGCCGGCGTGGGTCGGGCTGCGCAACTACGCGTACCTGTTCGCCGGAGACCCGGTCGTGCGCATCGCCGCCGCCAACACCGCCTGGCTCGTGGTCGTGCTGACCGTGCTGCGGGTCGTCTTCGCGCTCGGCGTCGCGTCGGTGATCGCGCGGCTGCGCAGAGGCGTCGGGCTGGTCCGCACGCTGTGCTACCTGCCCGCGCTCGCCCCGCCGGTCGCGGCGACGCTGGCGTTCGTCTTCCTGTTCAACCCCGGCACCGGCCCGGTGAACGGCTTCCTGCGAGCGCTGGGCGTCGACGGGCCGCTGTGGTTCAACGACCCGGCCTGGGCCAAGCCCGCGCTGACCCTGCTGACGCTCTGGGGCTGCGGCGAGCTGATGATCATCCTGCTGGCCGCGCTGCTGGACGTACCCGCCGAGCTGCACGAGGCGGCGGCGCTGGACGGAGCGGGCGCGTGGCGGCGGTTCCGGAACATCACCATCCCCTCGATCGCGCCGGTGCTGCTGTTCGGGGTGGTGAACTCGATCATCTTCTCGTTGCAGTACTTCACTCAGGCCGTCGTCGCCGGCGCGGTGGCCTCCGGGCAGGCCGAGGTGGTCGGCAGCAGCAAGGTCCTCGGCTTCCCCGACAACTCGACGCTGACCTTCCCGGCATGGCTCTACCAGCAGGGATTCCACTACTACAACATGGGTTACGCCTCGGCGATGGCGGTGCTGCTCTTCGCGTTCTCCCTCGGTTTCACCGTCTGGCTGATCCGGCGGATGCGCATCGGCGTCCGGGAGGCGGTGTGA
- a CDS encoding Nif3-like dinuclear metal center hexameric protein has product MTVRVQDVVAAMEAAYPPELAESWDAVGLVCGDPQAIVQRVLFCVDPVEATVDEAADFGAQLLISHHPLLLRGVHGVPADDPKGRLVHRMIRAGIGLYCAHTNADSAELGVSDALAAAIGLTVTGPLDPHSEGARTGLGRIGVLPEPEPFERFVQRVAAGLPTTAWGVRGAGDPQRPVRTVAVCGGAGDSRLETATAAGVDAYVTADLRHHPAGEHIARGDVPGARVPALVDVAHWASEWPWCQQAADIVATALPDTVEVLVSTRRTDPWTAHVAGAVSDPGRTLA; this is encoded by the coding sequence ATGGAGGCGGCCTACCCGCCGGAGCTCGCCGAGAGCTGGGACGCGGTCGGGCTGGTCTGCGGCGATCCGCAGGCGATCGTCCAGCGCGTGCTGTTCTGCGTCGACCCCGTCGAGGCCACCGTGGACGAGGCCGCCGACTTCGGCGCGCAGCTGCTGATCTCGCACCACCCGCTGCTGCTGCGCGGCGTGCACGGCGTCCCGGCCGACGACCCCAAGGGCAGGCTGGTGCACCGGATGATCCGCGCGGGCATCGGCCTGTACTGCGCGCACACCAACGCCGACAGCGCCGAGCTCGGCGTCTCCGACGCGCTGGCCGCCGCGATCGGGCTGACCGTCACCGGCCCGCTCGACCCGCACTCCGAAGGGGCCAGGACCGGCCTGGGCCGCATCGGCGTGCTGCCCGAGCCCGAGCCGTTCGAGCGCTTCGTTCAGCGGGTCGCAGCCGGGCTGCCGACCACGGCGTGGGGCGTGCGCGGGGCGGGCGACCCGCAGCGCCCGGTCCGCACGGTCGCGGTCTGCGGCGGCGCGGGCGACTCCCGCCTCGAGACGGCCACCGCCGCCGGGGTGGACGCCTACGTGACCGCCGACCTGCGCCACCACCCGGCGGGCGAGCACATCGCCCGCGGCGACGTGCCGGGAGCGCGGGTGCCCGCGCTCGTCGACGTCGCGCACTGGGCGAGCGAGTGGCCGTGGTGCCAGCAGGCGGCCGACATCGTCGCCACCGCGCTACCCGATACTGTCGAGGTTCTTGTCTCGACTCGCCGCACCGATCCGTGGACCGCCCACGTCGCTGGTGCGGTGTCCGACCCAGGGAGGACGCTGGCGTGA
- a CDS encoding N-acetylglucosamine kinase: MRAAVLAIDGGNSKTDVLLVDADGTVLAEVRGPGVSHQRVGITACLDALAGMATGAAAAAGLPTGPPFATHTAACLAGADLPREEEELREAVAARGWSESVVVENDTFALLRAGTLDGVGVAVVCGAGINCVGVAPDGRVSRFPAVGRISGDWGGGAFLAREALWWAVRAEDGRGPRTALLPAVVEHFGTRDIAEVVEALHFGELSGDALHALCPLLFAVAEAGDEVARDLVERQADEIGLLATVALRRLGMVDEPAVVVLGGGVLAGAGRGLVPGIQRRCAEAAPKVTVRLTEVAPVVGAGLLGLDRLGAAPEAKQRLARRR; encoded by the coding sequence ATGAGGGCCGCGGTGCTCGCCATCGACGGCGGCAACAGCAAGACCGACGTGCTGCTCGTGGACGCCGACGGCACCGTGCTCGCGGAGGTCCGCGGCCCGGGCGTCTCGCACCAGCGGGTCGGCATCACCGCGTGCCTGGACGCGCTGGCCGGGATGGCCACCGGCGCCGCGGCCGCGGCCGGGCTGCCGACCGGGCCGCCGTTCGCCACCCACACCGCCGCCTGCCTGGCCGGGGCCGACCTCCCACGCGAGGAAGAGGAGCTGCGCGAGGCGGTCGCCGCGCGCGGCTGGTCGGAGTCGGTCGTGGTCGAGAACGACACCTTCGCCCTGCTGCGCGCCGGAACCCTCGACGGGGTCGGCGTCGCGGTCGTGTGCGGGGCGGGCATCAACTGCGTCGGCGTGGCACCGGACGGGCGGGTCTCCCGCTTCCCCGCGGTGGGCCGGATCTCCGGCGACTGGGGCGGCGGCGCCTTCCTCGCGCGGGAGGCGCTGTGGTGGGCGGTGCGGGCCGAGGACGGCCGCGGCCCGCGCACCGCGCTGCTCCCGGCGGTCGTCGAGCACTTCGGGACGCGCGACATCGCCGAGGTCGTCGAGGCGCTGCACTTCGGCGAGCTCTCCGGCGACGCGCTGCACGCCCTGTGCCCGCTGCTGTTCGCCGTCGCCGAGGCCGGCGACGAGGTCGCCCGCGACCTCGTCGAGCGGCAGGCCGACGAGATCGGGCTGCTCGCCACGGTCGCGTTGCGGCGGCTCGGGATGGTCGACGAGCCCGCGGTCGTCGTCCTCGGCGGAGGTGTGCTCGCGGGCGCCGGGCGCGGCCTCGTGCCCGGCATCCAGCGCAGGTGCGCCGAGGCCGCGCCGAAGGTGACCGTCCGGCTCACCGAGGTGGCGCCGGTGGTCGGGGCGGGCCTGCTCGGGCTCGACCGCCTGGGCGCGGCGCCGGAGGCCAAGCAGCGCCTCGCGCGACGGCGCTGA
- a CDS encoding extracellular solute-binding protein → MRTSATIGAGLAAVALLAASCTAGTTSQAPQPAPAPGEQVTITVASQFTDRELDILNRVLDGFRAKHPGVTIESRGNQDDDKITQAIRGGNPPDVAISAETVNLGQFCSSGAWQDLGPYLARDRVDLEQIPQAVRDYTQYQGKRCAMPLLADVYGLYYNADAFARAGVTAPPRTTSELTELAKRLTEWNPDGSIKVAGFLPVLGSQANHPWNWAPQWGARWTDEQGRSTLGSDPAWQEMFRWQKELVDFYGWDRLVQFTAGLGQQYSADNAFQRGRIAMAVDGEYRTGFIEHQAPGLNYGTAPFPVSDSRPELYGTGLTTGTIVGVPRGADEAGAAWELVKYLTTDTGALVELADGLNNVPTTRAALHDPRLERSPQYQTFLDMFESPALVPSPASPNGSAYMKATEDFGVKWQSGQVADLGSALRELDAQIDAAKSLGGR, encoded by the coding sequence ATGCGCACGTCCGCAACGATCGGTGCCGGCCTGGCCGCGGTCGCCCTGCTCGCCGCCTCCTGCACCGCGGGAACCACCTCCCAGGCCCCGCAACCGGCTCCGGCGCCGGGTGAGCAGGTGACGATCACCGTCGCCAGCCAGTTCACCGACCGGGAGCTGGACATCCTGAACCGCGTCCTGGACGGCTTCCGCGCCAAGCACCCGGGCGTCACGATCGAGAGCCGCGGCAACCAGGACGACGACAAGATCACCCAGGCCATCCGCGGCGGCAACCCGCCCGACGTCGCGATCTCGGCCGAGACGGTCAACCTCGGCCAGTTCTGCTCCAGCGGCGCGTGGCAGGACCTCGGCCCGTACCTCGCGCGCGACCGCGTCGACCTCGAGCAGATCCCGCAGGCGGTGCGGGACTACACCCAGTACCAGGGCAAGCGCTGCGCGATGCCGCTGCTGGCCGACGTCTACGGGCTGTACTACAACGCCGACGCGTTCGCCCGGGCCGGGGTGACGGCCCCGCCGCGCACCACCTCGGAGCTGACCGAGCTGGCCAAGCGGCTCACCGAGTGGAACCCGGACGGTTCCATCAAGGTCGCCGGGTTCCTGCCTGTGCTGGGCTCGCAGGCCAACCACCCGTGGAACTGGGCGCCGCAGTGGGGCGCGCGCTGGACGGACGAGCAGGGCCGGTCCACCCTCGGCAGCGACCCGGCCTGGCAGGAGATGTTCCGCTGGCAGAAGGAGCTCGTGGACTTCTACGGCTGGGACCGGCTCGTGCAGTTCACCGCCGGCCTCGGTCAGCAGTACTCGGCCGACAACGCCTTCCAGCGCGGCCGGATCGCGATGGCCGTCGACGGCGAGTACCGCACCGGGTTCATCGAGCACCAGGCGCCCGGCCTGAACTACGGCACGGCCCCGTTCCCCGTCTCCGACTCCCGGCCCGAGCTCTACGGGACCGGCCTGACGACCGGCACCATCGTCGGCGTGCCGCGCGGCGCGGACGAGGCCGGAGCCGCGTGGGAGCTGGTGAAGTACCTGACCACCGACACCGGTGCGCTGGTGGAGCTGGCCGACGGCCTGAACAACGTGCCCACCACCAGGGCGGCGTTGCACGACCCCCGGCTGGAGCGCTCCCCGCAGTACCAGACGTTCCTGGACATGTTCGAGTCGCCCGCGCTGGTGCCCTCGCCGGCCAGCCCCAACGGCAGCGCCTACATGAAGGCCACCGAGGACTTCGGGGTCAAGTGGCAGAGCGGGCAGGTCGCCGACCTCGGCTCCGCGCTGCGCGAGCTCGACGCCCAGATCGACGCCGCCAAGTCGCTCGGCGGGCGCTGA
- a CDS encoding 6-phospho-beta-glucosidase: MRLTVVGGGSTYTPELVDGIGERSGIDEIVLVDPDEQRLAVVGGFCRRLLAHAGSPAKLTTTADLERGADGASAVLLQLRVGGQAARYRDETFPLQHGCVGQETTGAGGLAKALRTVPVVLDIAERVREVAPEAWIVNFTNPVGIVTRALQLEGHSAVGLCNVAITFQRWLARLLDVDQESVRLQHVGLNHLTWVRGVRVEGQDVLPRLIEQRADELAKHVELPAALLRRLGAVPSYYLKYFYTHDEVVARQRSSPPRASVVSDVERNLLKRYSDPSLTAKPDELMLRGGAHYSEAAVRLVSALTSGGGVEEHVVNVRNDGTFAFLPDDAVIETNAEVGAGGARPGAVRPVEPALAGLISHVTAYEHLALEAATRGGRDRVAAALLAHPLIGRHHLAEDLADELVRLNAVHLPWAG, encoded by the coding sequence ATGAGGCTGACGGTCGTGGGTGGCGGCTCCACCTACACCCCGGAACTGGTCGACGGGATCGGCGAGCGGTCCGGGATCGACGAGATCGTGCTCGTGGACCCCGACGAGCAGCGCCTTGCTGTCGTCGGCGGCTTCTGCCGCAGACTGCTGGCGCACGCGGGCAGCCCGGCGAAGCTGACCACGACCGCGGACCTCGAGCGCGGCGCCGACGGCGCGTCCGCGGTGCTGCTGCAACTGCGCGTCGGCGGCCAGGCGGCCCGCTACCGCGACGAGACCTTCCCGCTGCAGCACGGGTGCGTGGGGCAGGAGACCACCGGCGCGGGAGGGCTGGCCAAGGCGCTGCGCACCGTACCGGTGGTCCTCGACATCGCCGAGCGGGTTCGCGAGGTGGCGCCCGAAGCGTGGATCGTGAACTTCACCAACCCGGTCGGCATCGTCACCAGGGCGCTGCAACTCGAGGGCCACTCCGCGGTCGGCCTTTGCAACGTGGCCATCACCTTCCAGCGCTGGCTCGCCCGGCTGCTCGACGTCGACCAGGAGTCGGTCCGGCTCCAACACGTCGGGCTCAACCACCTGACGTGGGTGCGCGGGGTGCGGGTGGAAGGCCAGGACGTGCTGCCGCGGCTCATCGAGCAGCGAGCCGATGAACTCGCCAAGCACGTCGAGCTGCCCGCCGCGCTGCTGCGCCGGCTCGGAGCGGTGCCCTCCTACTACCTGAAGTACTTCTACACCCACGACGAGGTGGTGGCGCGGCAGCGGTCGTCGCCACCACGCGCGTCGGTCGTCAGCGACGTCGAGCGGAACCTGCTCAAGCGCTACTCCGACCCGTCGCTGACCGCCAAACCCGACGAGCTGATGCTGCGCGGCGGCGCCCACTACTCGGAGGCGGCCGTACGGCTGGTCTCGGCGCTCACCTCGGGCGGGGGAGTGGAGGAGCACGTGGTGAACGTGCGCAACGACGGCACCTTCGCGTTCCTGCCCGACGACGCGGTCATCGAGACCAACGCCGAGGTCGGCGCCGGCGGAGCCCGGCCAGGGGCCGTGCGCCCGGTCGAACCCGCGCTGGCCGGGCTGATCTCCCACGTCACCGCCTACGAGCACCTGGCGCTGGAGGCGGCGACCAGGGGCGGCCGGGACCGGGTGGCCGCCGCGCTGCTGGCGCACCCGCTGATCGGCCGCCACCACCTGGCCGAGGACCTCGCCGACGAGCTGGTCCGGCTCAACGCCGTCCACCTGCCGTGGGCCGGATGA